A single window of Gambusia affinis linkage group LG18, SWU_Gaff_1.0, whole genome shotgun sequence DNA harbors:
- the pfn1 gene encoding profilin-1 — protein sequence MSWQSYIDTMKSPDQSGTVPVAEAAICGITPGQESVWVSTPGLQGITVDEIKKLGSKDRSSFAQNGAYIGGTRCRLIRDQMDMEPVYALDLKTAADADGNTFGVCVGKTKTAVVIAKGTKDASGGQISNKVFNVVEHLRKAGM from the exons ATGTCGTGGCAATCGTACATCGACACCATGAAGTCGCCCGACCAGAGCGGCACGGTGCCGGTGGCAGAGGCGGCCATCTGCGGCATCACACCTGGACAGGAGAGTGTCTGGGTCAGCACGCCAGGGCTGCAGGGCATCACG GTCGATGAGATCAAGAAGCTGGGCAGCAAGGACCGGTCCAGCTTCGCCCAGAACGGCGCCTACATCGGCGGGACGCGGTGCCGCCTGATCCGGGACCAGATGGACATGGAGCCGGTCTACGCTCTGGACCTGAAGACCGCGGCCGACGCTGACGGCAACACGTTTGGAGTCTGCGTGGGCAAAACCAAGACAG CTGTAGTCATAGCAAAGGGCACTAAAGACGCCAGCGGTGGCCAGATCTCCAACAAGGTATTCAACGTGGTCGAACACCTCAGGAAAGCCGGCATGTAA
- the slc25a11 gene encoding mitochondrial 2-oxoglutarate/malate carrier protein — protein MAETKPKTSPKAIKFLFGGLAGMGATVFVQPLDLVKNRMQLSGQGSKAREYKTSFHALFSILKNEGVGGIYTGLSAGLLRQATYTTTRLGIYTILFEKMTGADGRPPNFLLKALIGMTAGATGAFVGTPAEVALIRMTADGRLPADQRRGYTNVFNALARITREEGLTTLWRGCVPTMARAVVVNAAQLASYSQSKQALLDSGYFGDDILCHFCASMISGLVTTAASMPVDIVKTRIQNMRMIDGKPEYKNGLDVLMRVVGKEGFFSLWKGFTPYYARLGPHTVLTFIFLEQMNRLYKTYVLDR, from the exons ATGGCGGAGACAAAGCCGAAGACCTCTCCGAAGGCCATAAAGTTCCTGTTCGGAGGTCTGGCCGG CATGGGGGCCACGGTGTTCGTCCAGCCTTTGGACCTGGTGAAGAACCGGATGCAGCTGAGCGGCCAGGGATCCAAGGCCCGCGAGTACAAGACCAGCTTCCACGCTCTGTTCTCCATCCTGAAGAACGAAGGAGTGGGAGGCATCTAcaccgg TCTGTCTGCAGGGCTCCTCCGCCAGGCCACCTACACCACCACCCGCCTGGGCATCTACACCATCCTGTTTGAGAAGATGACAGGAGCCGACGGACGGCCGCCCAACTTCCTGCTGAAG GCTCTGATCGGGATGACGGCCGGCGCCACCGGAGCGTTTGTGGGGACGCCGGCGGAGGTTGCTCTGATCAGGATGACGGCTGATGGGCG actTCCTGCTGACCAGAGGAGAGGATATACCAACGTGTTCAACGCTCTGGCTCGCATCACCAGAGAGGAGGGGCTGACCACGCTGTGGAGG GGGTGTGTTCCCACCATGGCCCGGGCGGTGGTGGTCAACGCCGCTCAGCTGGCGTCCTACTCCCAGTCCAAACAGGCGCTGCTTGACTCAG ggtACTTTGGAGACGACATCTTGTGCCATTTCTGTGCCAGTATGATCAGCGGTCTGGTTACCACGGCAGCATCGATGCCCGTTGACATCGTCAAGACCAG GATCCAgaacatgaggatgattgacggCAAACCAGAGTACAAGAACGGCCTG GACGTTCTGATGCGGGTCGTGGGGAAGGAGGGCTTCTTCTCCCTGTGGAAAGGTTTCACTCCGTACTACGCCCGACTCGGCCCTCACACCGTCCTCACCTTCATCTTCCTGGAGCAGATGAACCGCCTCTACAAGACCTACGTGCTGGACCGCTAA